The following is a genomic window from Marinococcus sp. PL1-022.
AGGTGACAAGAATTGCTCATGGCCTGCCGATCGGCGGAGACCTGGAATACGCTGATGAAGTAACATTATCAAAAGCGATTGAAGGACGTCGCGAGCTGTAGGGGGATCTGTATGCCACTGAAAAAAAAGCTGAAAAAACAGGAGCTCGAACGGCTGAAGGACCATATTTACGCTGCGAAGGAAAAAATGGAGCAGTACCAGCAGCTGTTGAACAAAAGCGTGGAGCCATCGGAAGAGCTTACGATTCAGTTCAAAATTCATCAGGCCAAATACGTTTTTTTGCTCAAAGAAGCAAGACATCAGAGATATGAAGTAAAAACGAGTCCGTTTACCGGACATTAATACAAACAAGCCGTTTTAGGCTTCTGGTATGCCCAGAACCTGGAGCGGCTTTTTACATAATAGGAAACACTCAGATTAAGAAAGTAGATATTATTCAAATTTTGTTATATTACTTCATGGAAAGGCAGATGATACGATTGTTTTTGAAAGCGATTACATTAATGAGGGGGATAAATCATGGGGAGTACATGGAAAAAGCCGGTGGCGGCTTCATTGGCTGGCGTACTGGCACTTGGGGGGCTGGCTGCCTGCGGAAATGACAGCGGCAGCGGCGGAGATGACGATGTGGTCACGCTCAGCTACTGGAAATCGGCTGATACAGGCCGCCCTGACTTTGAAGCATTCATGGAAGTAGTAAATAAATTCAATGATGAGCATGAGGATATTCAACTGGATGTAAATACAACACCGAACGACGATTATCGTACAAGGTTGAACACACGGGCCGCTGGCGGGGACCTGCCGGATGTGTTCCAGGTGTGGCCGGGAGCAGAGCTGCGACCGCTTGTAGAAGCCGGAGCGGTGGAGCCAATCGATGATATTGAAGATTACTGGCTTGACAGCGGTTTGCTGGAGGAAGGCTCCTTTGACGAATTTACTATAGAAGACAACACATACGCAGTACCGGTGAATAGTAACCCGACCCATTTTATATACTATAACAAGGATATGCTGAGTAAAGCAGGGTATGACAGCTTTCCTGAAGATTACGACGGATTTCTGCAGCTTATTGAAGATTTAAAGGATGAAGAGGTAACTCCAATCTCCCTTGGGAATTCAGGAGGATGGGTGTTGCAGTCAGTCTACATTTCAACTATAGCGGATCGATTTACAGGTCCTGACTTCCTGGAGGACGTGGAAAATGGAGATAGAAAATTTACTGATCCCGAGTTTATTCAGGGTCTTGAAGTCATCGAAGAATTAAATAACATGGAAGCGTTTAATAATGATTTGAATACGATTGACAGCATGCAGATGATAGACCAGTTTCTGCAGGAGGAGTCCGCCATGGTAATGGACGGCAACTGGGCGGCTACTGAAATTATCGAAAATAAACAGGAAGATCAGGATATCGGTATTACTACTATTCCTTTAGGGGATCGTAACAGTATCTCAAATACTATGGGAAGTGC
Proteins encoded in this region:
- a CDS encoding YaaL family protein, coding for MPLKKKLKKQELERLKDHIYAAKEKMEQYQQLLNKSVEPSEELTIQFKIHQAKYVFLLKEARHQRYEVKTSPFTGH
- a CDS encoding ABC transporter substrate-binding protein; this translates as MGSTWKKPVAASLAGVLALGGLAACGNDSGSGGDDDVVTLSYWKSADTGRPDFEAFMEVVNKFNDEHEDIQLDVNTTPNDDYRTRLNTRAAGGDLPDVFQVWPGAELRPLVEAGAVEPIDDIEDYWLDSGLLEEGSFDEFTIEDNTYAVPVNSNPTHFIYYNKDMLSKAGYDSFPEDYDGFLQLIEDLKDEEVTPISLGNSGGWVLQSVYISTIADRFTGPDFLEDVENGDRKFTDPEFIQGLEVIEELNNMEAFNNDLNTIDSMQMIDQFLQEESAMVMDGNWAATEIIENKQEDQDIGITTIPLGDRNSISNTMGSASAINSDISDEKKEAAKEFLKWLYNEELFKELQSVGRIVPTNVENPNDELDPLINEMMEITQEAENAPVYDATLTPSLNDELENQLQALTLGEATPEEIGEALQKEVE